From the genome of Oxyura jamaicensis isolate SHBP4307 breed ruddy duck chromosome 2, BPBGC_Ojam_1.0, whole genome shotgun sequence:
CATTGATGCCAGAGTTTGCCTTCATGGCTCCCCTTGCTGGcattgaatattttcttttgggcTGTGAGAACATTGGAGTGTATGTTTTATGACCAGCCCTCGTGAACTGTTTCAGCTAATTTAGCTAAAAATTTAGCTAAGTTAACCCTTTCCTGCACCATTCCTGGATTTTAGACTTAATCCTGTGCCCACTCCCTGGTGTGTCTTTTAACTCTGGGCTTGGAATATTGCCTGGCATCAGAATGCATTCTCCTGGTGCACACCTCAGAGGCTCTTCCAAGGAAACGCATCCCTTGAATTTTATACTCATGTTTCCTGTTTATGTAGCAGCAAGTCACAAATGAGGCGGGGGTCAAGCCAACGTTGCAAGTATTCCACATGCAGTCGGAGCTGCCAGCTCACTTACATGACAGCTGAAATGCCAGAAAGCAAGGAAGGAGGCTGACACTGTCAAGCCTCCTCCCAGCTGTTTGGCTTCCTACATCACCACGGTCTGCTCCCCTTCCACCAGAGAGCGGTGATCACCCCTCTGCTGATTCCCCCAACGCAGTCCCTGCAGCTGCACTTCTGAATGCCCTCAGGAATATAGCAACTGCCTACACTCTTGGACGTGATGGTATGGAAACAATTACGGGTTGAGGGAAGGACTGCTGAGGGAATCCTTGCAGTTCTCTTATGAATTTACAGTGGCCACTTAACTATCGagcagaaaagtaattttgttatAAAGCAtgtacaaatttaaaatttctgaaagtttttggCCCAAGAGGTACCGAGTACCACCTCCTTGCTTCCAGGCAGTGCAGAGGGAGGTTCTTACAGCTTCCTTGGACACCTTGAGCACGAGGCTGGCACATGCAGGACTGCTGAGGGTTCCAGCTATCCAGCTACCCATCCACAGCTGTAGTTTATGTGGGGATGTCTAAGTTACACTGTGCTgattctctgcttttcttctgagtgGTCCGTGGGCATGTGGTCCTGCTACGGTTATTCTTCTCTTTCGCTCCAGTGTCTTGACTACAGCAGCGGAGCCCTGACCGGCGACCTCTGTGAAGACCTGTGTGTGGCACAGAAGCTGGTGTACAAACACTGCCTGTACTACGACAGAGGGAAGAAGGTCATCCAGGCTGACTGGAGAGGCCAGCCCATCATCCTGAAATCCAAACAGGAAATCTTCTCCAGCTACCAGCATCTCAGCATGCTAGAGGAGGTGGAAATGCAGGATATCACCGAAACGGAGCTCCTGCTGATGGCAGCCCTGGAGGTCAAAAATGTTCTGGGTCTGGAACTGTCCAACAACACCATGGGGCCCCTGTGGACAAGGAAGAAGGGACCCCATTGGAAAGCACAGGTGGCCAGCATGTGGTCCTTGCTCCAGCAGGAGGAATATATCTTCTTCAGTTTGCTGCAGGACTTCAGCAAACACGTGCTACGAATTATTGGCTCTTGTGGACACTTCTATGCCGTGGAGTATCTCACAGCTGGACACGCCTGGCACAAAACTCTTTTTCCCTTGGAAGACATGGTTGGTCCCTCCCTTACTGGCCACAGAAGCAGAGTGAGAGCCATCATTGACATTGCACTCAGTTTTCTGGACATGGTGCAGCATTTCGATAACGATTTCTCTCACCGACTTCACCTGTGTGACATCAAACCAGAAAACTTTGCTATCAGGCACGATCTCACGGTAAGCTGGGGCTTTGGGGCTCTGTTGCAGCATTTTGAGGTCGAGTTCTAGACTGAAAGGGGCTGTGTAAAAAATGACAAGTCTCTCCTCATACAGTTTTTGGCCAAggttttgcaaaacaaacacattttaaaagtgacaGGGGAGACTTATTACTACTTCTTGTCATCATAATATGTGCAGCCACATCTCAGAGCACTAGATCCTGCTGCTTGTTTTGGGGGTTGTTTCTTCAGTTCTGATTTGTTTCACCTGCTCAAAGGTACTGACACTGACGGGGTCATATCCTTTGGATGTGGTGAGGGATGCCTCCCGAAGGCAAGGGGATCTCAAAAGCTGTAAATGAAGCTGTAACCTGAGTCCTGGCAATTATTTCTGGCAGCGATGCTGAAAGGAAAGCTGTTAGAGCCTGAACACTAAGTCTAGATTCTCTGGTCTGACACAAGGGGAACTCCCTGCATACAAACGTACACATCTTTTTGCTTTAGTGTTCAGATTATCTGATCTGGAAACGATTCGAGGATGGTGAAAAGAAACTCCTCAGTGCTGTTCCTGTTTGATTGTGCTTTGAGCGGCTGGAACTCAGAAGTGTATAGctgtaaatgttttctaagAGGTGACATAGCTCACCACTATATTGCTGAATATGTATTCAGTCTGTGGACAGAAATTCCATGGATTTCAGTGGGAATTGTGTGTATGGACCGGAGCCACCGTGTAGTAAGCATTTGAACCAGACTCTCAATTTGCAGTGACGTCGGTGGAATTTCTGCACTCCGAGTGCATTCAAAATGTTGTCAGGAGCTCAAATGCTATTATCAGCACTCACGGACACTCCAATCTTTAGAGCACTAGATAAACATTGCCTAAGCTTATAGCCATTAAGAGCAATTAGAGTGCTTCCCCTTCACCTTCCCTTCACTTACATTGTTTATTCAGGTGCAATACAGCAGCTGAAGAGGGAATGGTTGGGGAGGTGCAGCAAGATACTAAGACAAGCATACCAGGATTTAGACAAAGTGCGATCTGACCGAGGTTCTTCGAGGCAGGCTTGCCTATCCTtttcagctctgcaggctgTAACTGCACATGGCTGAGCACACGCTAGAACACCTGCTTTGCTGCCTACTTAGAGGAAAATGATTTCACttaggagaagagaaaggataTTTGATGTGTCCTCCATTACCAGTCCTTTTGGTGAGGCTTGGTTTTCCAGGATTATCCCATGATTTCTGGGGTCCAAAGAGAAAGAGGTCGTGTCACCTTCTGGTATACAAAAGCCATCCAATTTAGTATTTTCtaggaaaattaattacaaaagcaaacaaacaaacaaacaaaaaagagctgctgctcaTGCATGGTTCTCTCAGTTGTACATTATGTACAGGCCATTACGTGATGGTATCTCCAGCTATTGCCCCACTGGGCTGAGAGGCAGGAGATGCCTACAGCCAGAAAGCTGGGGGAGGAATCAGAGATAGCTTCTGATGACTGACTGGGGGAGGAGGGCAAGAAGTAGGAAATCTGGGCTGCTTTCTCAGTCGTCTCCAGAATGGGGACACAACAAAGACAGATTCTCTTCTGTCCCACATCTGttttaagcaattttttttacatgcttgTTTTTCATACTCTGCAGGATAATAATAAAACCCCATAATAGTACCATTATTACTCATCCCAGTAATGGTACTGCTAACACCCAAAGAAATGTGTCAGGAGTGCAGTAGCTGgagaattattttcagatgatGGGGACAGCTCTCCAGCCCTTGCTCCAGCCTTCACATGCTTTTCCTGCAGTACATGGGTGTAGAGATCACTGCCTTGGTGGCTCGTTCAGAGGAATTTTAAGATACCATGGAGCTATGTGAGGGGCAGAATTGGAAGAAGGTCTGGGTGAACAGGCTGTGCTCAGGGAGAGTTGCTTATTTTACCAGCACCTCGGAGCTAGAAAGATTGCTGCACCTTCGACACAGCTCTAAATCAGATCAGGAGCCAAGCTGGTTCCTTCCTGCATTTCCTTAGGACTCAATACCTTCATCTTAATTTCCAATCACTACAAAATCAAGATGTAGCTATTTCCAGGTTGTGTCACCCAAATCTATCTGTACAGCATCTGGTTGGATGCCCAAGCATTTTTGTAACAGGTGAATTTCAATGAAACAACCAAACCCTTTGGCAGCTGCATATTTGAGAACCGgggctctgttttttttttgtttgtttgtttggttgtttttttgtttgtttgttttgttttgttttgttttgttttcctatcaGAACAACTGGTGAGATTGTCAAAGGTGCACAGTGCTGGCAAAGACCTGCTGGGAGGCTGGTGCAGTGACCGTAGGATGGGGGAAATGCTTCACCATTTTTACTGTCTCTTTGTCTAGCTACAAGAATCTCCAAAGAAGTTCATATCAAATCTAAAGAACGTTTaaggaagtaaagaaaaaaagaacaaaaactgcCTTTCCAAATGTGTGAAATTCCCTAGGCTACGTCATGATTATCAAGCTCTCCAAGAAGCTTAAAAATACTTGAGTTTTTAAGCTATGCCTCATCTCTTTAAGATTTCCCCTGGGGGacaagggaggaagaaaaaaaaaagaaaaaagaagaataaaatgaagattaGATGTTCTTCTTTTGCCCGTGGAAGGTTTACTTGGCCTTCTACCAGACCAGACGTCTTTAGCTGCTGGGGTTgatccagctcctgctccagccacaCGGTTCAGCTTCCCATGTAATTTTGGAAGGTTGAATCTCAAAAATGAGATTATCCTTTGAGCCCAAGTAACCGTGCTTTGCCCAGGTCCCTGCAACATTATTTCGGCCCCTATGAGAGTCTCTGAGTCAAGGTTCTGAGTGTTAAGTAAGTGTTAAGCATGGCTCTG
Proteins encoded in this window:
- the DIPK1C gene encoding divergent protein kinase domain 1C isoform X2, with the protein product MHSAGDKMMNYFKQCLDYSSGALTGDLCEDLCVAQKLVYKHCLYYDRGKKVIQADWRGQPIILKSKQEIFSSYQHLSMLEEVEMQDITETELLLMAALEVKNVLGLELSNNTMGPLWTRKKGPHWKAQVASMWSLLQQEEYIFFSLLQDFSKHVLRIIGSCGHFYAVEYLTAGHAWHKTLFPLEDMVGPSLTGHRSRVRAIIDIALSFLDMVQHFDNDFSHRLHLCDIKPENFAIRHDLTVVAIDVDMAFFEPKMRDILEQNCTGDDDCNFFDCFSKCNLKIRKCGAQRANNNLQVICDKIFRRWFSPSLRGPLVSFPLQPQLQKAVQECAEPGRADAAVPQRPLKSLSELYHLLRVSQRELLGAE
- the DIPK1C gene encoding divergent protein kinase domain 1C isoform X1 translates to MRGAGGCWKRLRLRGRRRSSAAFLLAWAACWLGLSASLLALLRRGAFPGRCTDESGRSILARLCLDYSSGALTGDLCEDLCVAQKLVYKHCLYYDRGKKVIQADWRGQPIILKSKQEIFSSYQHLSMLEEVEMQDITETELLLMAALEVKNVLGLELSNNTMGPLWTRKKGPHWKAQVASMWSLLQQEEYIFFSLLQDFSKHVLRIIGSCGHFYAVEYLTAGHAWHKTLFPLEDMVGPSLTGHRSRVRAIIDIALSFLDMVQHFDNDFSHRLHLCDIKPENFAIRHDLTVVAIDVDMAFFEPKMRDILEQNCTGDDDCNFFDCFSKCNLKIRKCGAQRANNNLQVICDKIFRRWFSPSLRGPLVSFPLQPQLQKAVQECAEPGRADAAVPQRPLKSLSELYHLLRVSQRELLGAE